A window from Citrus sinensis cultivar Valencia sweet orange chromosome 3, DVS_A1.0, whole genome shotgun sequence encodes these proteins:
- the LOC102612632 gene encoding uncharacterized protein LOC102612632 isoform X1 translates to MAASFLAVPSPSFSNHRKSQVGLCLPSGIWQNGRTHFPICLQMQKCKVKLYMIPCKAIVRFWALKRFASVGSLEVDTEDQKHHVSSGFSAPNDFARSKTLHDHSSNLWDGMNDFERQLLELFNEVKSMIMMGNKNDAIDLLQANYEAVKEQINAGNKGIEEVAILDIIALGYVYIGDLKFVQSLLDMMSGIVDSLKDDEPLLDAILMHMGSMYSTLENYEKSMLVYQRVINVLESRYGKTSILLVTSLLGMAKVLGSIGRATKAVEIYHRVITILELNRGTESADLVLPLFSLGSLFIKEGKAVDAESVFSRILKIYTKVYGENDGRVGMAMCSLAHAKCANGNAEEAIELYKKALRVIKDSNYMSLDDSIMENMRIDLAELLHIVGRGQEGRELLEECLLITEKYKGKEHPSFVTHLLNLAASYSRSKNFVEAERLLRICLDIMTNTFGPDDQSISFPMLHLGITLYHLNRDKEAEKLVLEALYIREIAFGKDSLPVGEALDCLVSIQTRLGEDDTKLLELLKRVLRIQEREFGSESEEVMLTLKKVVSYLDKLGRKEEKFPLKKRLSNLRMKYKQKVQY, encoded by the exons ATGGCAGCTTCCTTCCTTGCGGTTCCCTCTCCATCATTCTCCAACCACCG GAAGAGCCAAGTGGGTCTATGCTTGCCTTCAGGAATTTGGCAGAATGGTCGTACACACTTCCCAATTTGTCTGCAAATGCAGAAATGCAAAGTCAAGCTTTACATGATACCTTGTAAAGCCATTGTCCGCTTTTGGGCGTTGAAACGATTTGCTTCAGTTGGTTCATTAGAGGTTGATACAGAAGACCAAAAACATCATGTGTCTTCTggtttttcagctccaaatGACTTTGCGAG GTCTAAAACGTTGCATGACCACTCAAGTAACCTTTGGGATGGTATGAATGATTTTGAGAGACAGTTGCTAGAGTTATTTAATGAAGTTAAATCGATGATTATGATGGGGAACAAAAATGATGCCATTGACTTGCTTCAAGCAAATTACGAAGCTGTGAAAGAACAGATCAATGCAGGCAATAAAGGCATTGAAGAAGTTGCAATTCTTGACATTATAGCTTTGGGATACGTCTATATTGGAGACTTGAAGTTTGTACAGTCTCTTCTGGATATG ATGAGTGGGATTGTTGATAGTCTAAAGGATGACGAACCCCTTCTAGATGCAATACTGATGCATATGGGAAGTATGTATTCAACTTTGGAGAATTATGAGAAATCCATGCTCGTGTATCAGAGGGTTATTAACGTTTTAGAGAGTAGATATG GAAAAACTAGTATTCTTCTAGTCACATCATTGTTGGGGATGGCAAAAGTTCTTGGTTCTATAGGGAGAGCCACAAAAGCAGTAGAAATCTACCATCGTGTGATTACCATCTTGGAGTTGAACAGAGGCACTGAAAGTGCTGATTTGGTGCTACCTTTATTCAGTCTTGGCAGTCTTTTTATCAAGGAAGGAAAAGCTGTGGATGCAGAAAGTGTTTTTAGCAG aattttaaagatatATACAAAGGTATATGGAGAaaatgatgggagagttggaATGGCTATGTGTTCCCTAGCCCATGCAAAATGCGCAAATG GGAATGCAGAAGAAGCCATTGAATTGTATAAGAAAGCTCTTAGAGTGATCAAGGATTCAAATTATATGTCTTTAGATGACAGCATAATGGAGAATATGAGGATTGACTTGGCGGAGTTACTTCATATTGTAGGAAG AGGACAAGAAGGCCGGGAGCTACTGGAGGAATGCTTGTTGATCACTGAGAAGTATAAAGGAAAAGAACATCCCAGCTTTGTTACTCACCTTTTAAACCTTGCAGCCTCCTATTCACGCTCAAAGAATTTTGTTGAGGCCGAGCGTCTGCTGAGGATATGCTTGGACATCATGACAAACACTTTTGGGCCTGATGATCAGTCCATATCCTTCCCGATGCTGCATCTTGGCATCACTCTTTACCATTTAAATCGCGATAAAGAAGCTGAGAAGCTAGTTCTGGAGGCTCTGTACATCAGGGAGATTGCATTTGGGAAGGATTCACTTCCGGTTG GGGAAGCTCTTGACTGTCTGGTCTCTATTCAGACCAGATTAGGTGAGGATGACACCAAGTTACTGGAGCTGCTCAAGAGGGTTCTAagaattcaagagagagaatttGGTAGTGAGAGTGAGGAGGTAATGTTAACCCTGAAAAAAGTTGTTTCCTATTTAGACAAACTAGGGAGAAAAGAGGAGAAATTTCCCTTGAAGAAAAGATTGTCCAACCTTAGGATGAAATACAAACAAAAAGTTCAGTATTAA
- the LOC102612028 gene encoding protein phosphatase 2C 57 isoform X2, with product MALLNQQLQRFLLTRLNYNFKPTVKNNLVNTTTARAKSQCYCSAIAIDAPSSFSGVAGIRWGSVSLQGLREEMEDGAVIQSDGLDGFSFAAVFDGHGGVSTVKFLRDELYKECVAALQGGLLLSGKDFDAIKKGLQEAFENADMKLLNWLEMNAEEDESGATATVVFIGRDILFISHIGDCCVVLSRTGKADVLTNPHRPYGSSQVSLQEIRRIREAGGWISNGRICGDIAVSRAFGDFRFKTKKNEMLKKGVNEGRWSEKFVSRVQLNKDLVIASPDIFQVSLGSDAEFVLLASDGLWDYMNSSDAVKFVRNQLRQHGDVQLACEALARAALDQRSQDNISIVIADLGQTDWRNLPLQQQNVVYELAQAFATIGIVSLGIWMSSLLSV from the exons ATGGCGTTGCTGAACCAACAGTTACAGAGGTTTCTCTTAACAAGGCTCAACTATAACTTCAAGCCCACCGTCAAAAACAACCTTGTCAATACAACAACAGCAAGAGCTAAAAGCCAGTGCTACTGCTCGGCGATTGCAATAGACGCGCCGTCTTCGTTCAGTGGTGTTGCCGGAATCCGATGGGGGTCTGTAAGTTTACAGGGCCTACGTGAGGAAATGGAGGATGGTGCTGTTATTCAATCGGATGGCCTTGATGGGTTCTCTTTTGCAGCTGTTTTTGATGGCCATGGTGGAGTCTCTACTGTCAAGTTTCTTAG GGATGAGCTATACAAAGAATGTGTTGCAGCTTTACAAGGAGGATTGCTGTTGAGTGGAAAAGATTTTGATGCCATTAAGAAGGGATTACAGGAGGCTTTTGAAAATGCTGATATGAAATTGTTGAATTG GCTTGAAATGAATGCGGAGGAGGATGAATCTGGTGCAACCGCTACTGTTGTGTTCATTGGAAGGGATATTTTGTTCATCTCACATATTGGTGACTGTTGTGTG GTTCTATCTCGTACTGGAAAAGCAGATGTATTGACTAATCCTCATCGGCCTTATGGAAGCAGCCAGGTCTCACTTCAGGAAATTAGAAGAATCAGAGAAGCGGGCGGATGG ATTTCCAATGGTAGGATATGTGGTGACATTGCTGTATCTCGTGCTTTTGGTGACTTCCGGTTCAagacaaagaaaaatga GATGCTGAAGAAAGGTGTTAATGAAGGAAGATGGTCAGAAAAATTTGTTTCTAG AGTGCAACTTAACAAGGACCTGGTTATTGCATCACCAGATATTTTTCAAGTATCTCTTGGGTCAGATGCAGAATTTGTACTGTTAGCATCTGATGGACTATGGGATTACATGAATAG CTCAGATGCAGTTAAATTCGTCAGGAATCAACTCCGACAACATGGAGATGTACAG CTAGCTTGTGAAGCACTTGCACGAGCTGCTTTG GACCAACGTTCCCAAGATAATATCAGCATTGTGATTGCCGATCTAGG GCAGACAGACTGGAGAAATTTGCCACTTCAGCAACAAAATGTTGTGTACGAATTGGCCCAGGCATTTGCTACAATTGGCATTGTGTCACTTGGAATATGGATGTCATCTCTGCTTTCAGTATGA
- the LOC102612028 gene encoding protein phosphatase 2C 57 isoform X1: MALLNQQLQRFLLTRLNYNFKPTVKNNLVNTTTARAKSQCYCSAIAIDAPSSFSGVAGIRWGSVSLQGLREEMEDGAVIQSDGLDGFSFAAVFDGHGGVSTVKFLRDELYKECVAALQGGLLLSGKDFDAIKKGLQEAFENADMKLLNWLEMNAEEDESGATATVVFIGRDILFISHIGDCCVVLSRTGKADVLTNPHRPYGSSQVSLQEIRRIREAGGWISNGRICGDIAVSRAFGDFRFKTKKNEMLKKGVNEGRWSEKFVSSIFCVRRVQLNKDLVIASPDIFQVSLGSDAEFVLLASDGLWDYMNSSDAVKFVRNQLRQHGDVQLACEALARAALDQRSQDNISIVIADLGQTDWRNLPLQQQNVVYELAQAFATIGIVSLGIWMSSLLSV; the protein is encoded by the exons ATGGCGTTGCTGAACCAACAGTTACAGAGGTTTCTCTTAACAAGGCTCAACTATAACTTCAAGCCCACCGTCAAAAACAACCTTGTCAATACAACAACAGCAAGAGCTAAAAGCCAGTGCTACTGCTCGGCGATTGCAATAGACGCGCCGTCTTCGTTCAGTGGTGTTGCCGGAATCCGATGGGGGTCTGTAAGTTTACAGGGCCTACGTGAGGAAATGGAGGATGGTGCTGTTATTCAATCGGATGGCCTTGATGGGTTCTCTTTTGCAGCTGTTTTTGATGGCCATGGTGGAGTCTCTACTGTCAAGTTTCTTAG GGATGAGCTATACAAAGAATGTGTTGCAGCTTTACAAGGAGGATTGCTGTTGAGTGGAAAAGATTTTGATGCCATTAAGAAGGGATTACAGGAGGCTTTTGAAAATGCTGATATGAAATTGTTGAATTG GCTTGAAATGAATGCGGAGGAGGATGAATCTGGTGCAACCGCTACTGTTGTGTTCATTGGAAGGGATATTTTGTTCATCTCACATATTGGTGACTGTTGTGTG GTTCTATCTCGTACTGGAAAAGCAGATGTATTGACTAATCCTCATCGGCCTTATGGAAGCAGCCAGGTCTCACTTCAGGAAATTAGAAGAATCAGAGAAGCGGGCGGATGG ATTTCCAATGGTAGGATATGTGGTGACATTGCTGTATCTCGTGCTTTTGGTGACTTCCGGTTCAagacaaagaaaaatga GATGCTGAAGAAAGGTGTTAATGAAGGAAGATGGTCAGAAAAATTTGTTTCTAG CATATTTTGTGTTCGCAGAGTGCAACTTAACAAGGACCTGGTTATTGCATCACCAGATATTTTTCAAGTATCTCTTGGGTCAGATGCAGAATTTGTACTGTTAGCATCTGATGGACTATGGGATTACATGAATAG CTCAGATGCAGTTAAATTCGTCAGGAATCAACTCCGACAACATGGAGATGTACAG CTAGCTTGTGAAGCACTTGCACGAGCTGCTTTG GACCAACGTTCCCAAGATAATATCAGCATTGTGATTGCCGATCTAGG GCAGACAGACTGGAGAAATTTGCCACTTCAGCAACAAAATGTTGTGTACGAATTGGCCCAGGCATTTGCTACAATTGGCATTGTGTCACTTGGAATATGGATGTCATCTCTGCTTTCAGTATGA
- the LOC102612632 gene encoding uncharacterized protein LOC102612632 isoform X2, whose product MAASFLAVPSPSFSNHRKSQVGLCLPSGIWQNGRTHFPICLQMQKCKVKLYMIPCKAIVRFWALKRFASVGSLEVDTEDQKHHVSSGFSAPNDFARSKTLHDHSSNLWDGMNDFERQLLELFNEVKSMIMMGNKNDAIDLLQANYEAVKEQINAGNKGIEEVAILDIIALGYVYIGDLKFVQSLLDMMSGIVDSLKDDEPLLDAILMHMGSMYSTLENYEKSMLVYQRVINVLESRYGKTSILLVTSLLGMAKVLGSIGRATKAVEIYHRVITILELNRGTESADLVLPLFSLGSLFIKEGKAVDAESVFSRILKIYTKVYGENDGRVGMAMCSLAHAKCANGNAEEAIELYKKALRVIKDSNYMSLDDSIMENMRIDLAELLHIVGRGQEGRELLEECLLITEKYKGKEHPSFVTHLLNLAASYSRSKNFVEAERLLRICLDIMTNTFGPDDQSISFPMLHLGITLYHLNRDKEAEKLVLEALYIREIAFGKDSLPGKLLTVWSLFRPD is encoded by the exons ATGGCAGCTTCCTTCCTTGCGGTTCCCTCTCCATCATTCTCCAACCACCG GAAGAGCCAAGTGGGTCTATGCTTGCCTTCAGGAATTTGGCAGAATGGTCGTACACACTTCCCAATTTGTCTGCAAATGCAGAAATGCAAAGTCAAGCTTTACATGATACCTTGTAAAGCCATTGTCCGCTTTTGGGCGTTGAAACGATTTGCTTCAGTTGGTTCATTAGAGGTTGATACAGAAGACCAAAAACATCATGTGTCTTCTggtttttcagctccaaatGACTTTGCGAG GTCTAAAACGTTGCATGACCACTCAAGTAACCTTTGGGATGGTATGAATGATTTTGAGAGACAGTTGCTAGAGTTATTTAATGAAGTTAAATCGATGATTATGATGGGGAACAAAAATGATGCCATTGACTTGCTTCAAGCAAATTACGAAGCTGTGAAAGAACAGATCAATGCAGGCAATAAAGGCATTGAAGAAGTTGCAATTCTTGACATTATAGCTTTGGGATACGTCTATATTGGAGACTTGAAGTTTGTACAGTCTCTTCTGGATATG ATGAGTGGGATTGTTGATAGTCTAAAGGATGACGAACCCCTTCTAGATGCAATACTGATGCATATGGGAAGTATGTATTCAACTTTGGAGAATTATGAGAAATCCATGCTCGTGTATCAGAGGGTTATTAACGTTTTAGAGAGTAGATATG GAAAAACTAGTATTCTTCTAGTCACATCATTGTTGGGGATGGCAAAAGTTCTTGGTTCTATAGGGAGAGCCACAAAAGCAGTAGAAATCTACCATCGTGTGATTACCATCTTGGAGTTGAACAGAGGCACTGAAAGTGCTGATTTGGTGCTACCTTTATTCAGTCTTGGCAGTCTTTTTATCAAGGAAGGAAAAGCTGTGGATGCAGAAAGTGTTTTTAGCAG aattttaaagatatATACAAAGGTATATGGAGAaaatgatgggagagttggaATGGCTATGTGTTCCCTAGCCCATGCAAAATGCGCAAATG GGAATGCAGAAGAAGCCATTGAATTGTATAAGAAAGCTCTTAGAGTGATCAAGGATTCAAATTATATGTCTTTAGATGACAGCATAATGGAGAATATGAGGATTGACTTGGCGGAGTTACTTCATATTGTAGGAAG AGGACAAGAAGGCCGGGAGCTACTGGAGGAATGCTTGTTGATCACTGAGAAGTATAAAGGAAAAGAACATCCCAGCTTTGTTACTCACCTTTTAAACCTTGCAGCCTCCTATTCACGCTCAAAGAATTTTGTTGAGGCCGAGCGTCTGCTGAGGATATGCTTGGACATCATGACAAACACTTTTGGGCCTGATGATCAGTCCATATCCTTCCCGATGCTGCATCTTGGCATCACTCTTTACCATTTAAATCGCGATAAAGAAGCTGAGAAGCTAGTTCTGGAGGCTCTGTACATCAGGGAGATTGCATTTGGGAAGGATTCACTTCCG GGGAAGCTCTTGACTGTCTGGTCTCTATTCAGACCAGATTAG
- the LOC102612330 gene encoding protein PLASTID TRANSCRIPTIONALLY ACTIVE 7, producing MATSTSAFISLSTLPRIDSGAGVFRGLNLKSNCFQITSQLRNDGRGRRVWRRRKLSKKDDMLRYSLERIPFLEEQERKIKEGGKLLTMDIERLLLSEDNRYDFVNEIAAEATAYVKRNRNEYGGKKKAILHALSNRVNDLGFYRPDAYEETDPFKPGPTYIREEFT from the exons ATGGCTACTTCCACTTCAgctttcatttctctctcaaCCTTGCCG AGGATAGATTCAGGAGCAGGAGTTTTCCGCGGTTTAAACCTAAAG TCGAATTGTTTTCAGATTACGTCGCAGCTCAGAAACGACGGTCGTGGTCGGCGTGTTTGGCGGCGAAGAAAATTG TCAAAGAAGGATGACATGTTGAGGTACAGTTTGGAGAGAATTCCTTTCTTGGAGGAGCAAGAGAGAAAGataaaagaagggggaaagctATTGACGATGGACATTGAGCGGCTGTTGCTATCAGAGGATAATCGATATGATTTTGTGAATGAGATAGCCGCTGAGGCTACAGCATATGTTAAGAGAAACCGGAATGAATATGGAGGTAAGAAGAAAGCCATCCTTCATGCACTCAGTAACCGTGTTAATGATTTAGGGTTCTACCGGCCGGATGCATACGAGGAAACTGATCCTTTCAAGCCAGGCCCTACGTACATAAGGGAAGAATTCACATAA